In one Mauremys mutica isolate MM-2020 ecotype Southern chromosome 3, ASM2049712v1, whole genome shotgun sequence genomic region, the following are encoded:
- the HLX gene encoding H2.0-like homeobox protein isoform X2, whose protein sequence is MYTAGLAPFYASNFSLWSAAYCSASGPGAGGCFPLDHAVVKKPSFCIADILHAGPGEAAAAESLPGASAAGLAAHLGAVHPHAQFHAAGSPLRPTPVVAPDTPAGFPARLSPLSAAYPHHHHHHQQHRSPGAASGGTPAPGRLHGNPSHSGPAPAPSSKDLKFGIDRILSAEFDPKVKESNTLRGPYAVLTKDTLPQTYKRKRSWSRAVFSNLQRKGLEKRFEIQKYVTKPDRKQLAAMLGLTDAQVKVWFQNRRMKWRHSKEAQAQKEKEKEPAEKPAAEGEREQSPSRSEAESESSDSESLDMTPSDTERTEGAEPALHQTSVIKSSGSPDLPAAPPPPAGSESPEPPPAQLGGL, encoded by the exons ATGTACACGGCCGGCCTGGCCCCTTTCTACGCCTCGAACTTCAGCCTGTGGTCCGCGGCGTATTGCTCCGCGTCCGGGCCGGGCGCGGGCGGCTGCTTCCCCCTGGATCACGCCGTGGTGAAGAAACCTTCCTTCTGCATCGCAGACATCCTGCACgccgggccgggggaggcggcggcggccgaGAGCCTGCCCGGAGCCTCCGCCGCCGGCCTGGCCGCTCACTTGGGAGCGGTCCATCCCCACGCTCAGTTCCACGCCGCCGGCTCCCCGCTCAGACCCACCCCGGTGGTGGCCCCGGACACCCCCGCCGGCTTCCCCGCTAGGCTTTCCCCGCTCTCTGCCGCGtaccctcaccaccaccaccaccaccagcagcaccgaTCGCCGGGAGCCGCCAGCGGGGGCACCCCCGCCCCGGGCCGGCTGCACGGGAACCCATCGCACAGCGGCCCTGCGCCCGCTCCTTCCAGCAAAGATCTGAAATTTGGGATTGATCGCATTTTGTCCGCGGAGTTTGACCCCAAAGTCAAGGAAAGCAACACGCTAAGAG GTCCTTATGCAGTTTTAACTAAAGACACATTGCCTCAAACGTACAAAAGAAAACGTTCCTGGTCCAGAGCTGTGTTTTCCAATCTACAGAGGAAAGGTTTAGAGAAAAGATTTGAAATTCAGAAATATGTCACGAAACCGGACAGAAAACAACTTGCAGCGATGCTGGGACTGACTGATGCCCAA GTGAAGGTCTGGTTCCAGAACAGGCGCATGAAATGGAGACACTCCAAGGAAGCGCAGGCccagaaggagaaggagaaggagcctGCCGAGAAGCCCGCGGCCGAGGGGGAGCGGGAGCAGAGCCCCAGCCGCTCGGAAGCGGAGAGCGAGAGCAGCGACTCGGAGTCTCTGGACATGACCCCCAGTGACACGGAACGGACTGAGGGCGCCGAGCCGGCCCTGCACCAAACCAGTGTCATCAAGTCCTCCGGCAGCCCGGACCTGCCGGCAGCACCGCCCCCGCCAGCCGGCTCCGAGAGCCCCGAGCCGCCGCCGGCGCAGCTGGGCGGCCTATAG
- the HLX gene encoding H2.0-like homeobox protein isoform X1, producing MYTAGLAPFYASNFSLWSAAYCSASGPGAGGCFPLDHAVVKKPSFCIADILHAGPGEAAAAESLPGASAAGLAAHLGAVHPHAQFHAAGSPLRPTPVVAPDTPAGFPARLSPLSAAYPHHHHHHQQHRSPGAASGGTPAPGRLHGNPSHSGPAPAPSSKDLKFGIDRILSAEFDPKVKESNTLRDLTSLLTTSRQTGVHLPTLQPSAGQFFASLDPINEASTILGPLNTNSRNSVQHQFQDTFPGPYAVLTKDTLPQTYKRKRSWSRAVFSNLQRKGLEKRFEIQKYVTKPDRKQLAAMLGLTDAQVKVWFQNRRMKWRHSKEAQAQKEKEKEPAEKPAAEGEREQSPSRSEAESESSDSESLDMTPSDTERTEGAEPALHQTSVIKSSGSPDLPAAPPPPAGSESPEPPPAQLGGL from the exons ATGTACACGGCCGGCCTGGCCCCTTTCTACGCCTCGAACTTCAGCCTGTGGTCCGCGGCGTATTGCTCCGCGTCCGGGCCGGGCGCGGGCGGCTGCTTCCCCCTGGATCACGCCGTGGTGAAGAAACCTTCCTTCTGCATCGCAGACATCCTGCACgccgggccgggggaggcggcggcggccgaGAGCCTGCCCGGAGCCTCCGCCGCCGGCCTGGCCGCTCACTTGGGAGCGGTCCATCCCCACGCTCAGTTCCACGCCGCCGGCTCCCCGCTCAGACCCACCCCGGTGGTGGCCCCGGACACCCCCGCCGGCTTCCCCGCTAGGCTTTCCCCGCTCTCTGCCGCGtaccctcaccaccaccaccaccaccagcagcaccgaTCGCCGGGAGCCGCCAGCGGGGGCACCCCCGCCCCGGGCCGGCTGCACGGGAACCCATCGCACAGCGGCCCTGCGCCCGCTCCTTCCAGCAAAGATCTGAAATTTGGGATTGATCGCATTTTGTCCGCGGAGTTTGACCCCAAAGTCAAGGAAAGCAACACGCTAAGAG ATCTGACCTCCTTATTAACTACAAGCCGccaaactggggttcatctcCCCACCTTGCAGCCTTCAGCCGGCCAGTTCTTCGCGTCTCTAGATCCCATTAACGAGGCCTCTACTATTCTGGGTCCCTTAAACACAAACTCAAGGAATTCAGTTCAGCACCAGTTTCAAGACACTTTTCCAG GTCCTTATGCAGTTTTAACTAAAGACACATTGCCTCAAACGTACAAAAGAAAACGTTCCTGGTCCAGAGCTGTGTTTTCCAATCTACAGAGGAAAGGTTTAGAGAAAAGATTTGAAATTCAGAAATATGTCACGAAACCGGACAGAAAACAACTTGCAGCGATGCTGGGACTGACTGATGCCCAA GTGAAGGTCTGGTTCCAGAACAGGCGCATGAAATGGAGACACTCCAAGGAAGCGCAGGCccagaaggagaaggagaaggagcctGCCGAGAAGCCCGCGGCCGAGGGGGAGCGGGAGCAGAGCCCCAGCCGCTCGGAAGCGGAGAGCGAGAGCAGCGACTCGGAGTCTCTGGACATGACCCCCAGTGACACGGAACGGACTGAGGGCGCCGAGCCGGCCCTGCACCAAACCAGTGTCATCAAGTCCTCCGGCAGCCCGGACCTGCCGGCAGCACCGCCCCCGCCAGCCGGCTCCGAGAGCCCCGAGCCGCCGCCGGCGCAGCTGGGCGGCCTATAG